Proteins encoded together in one Coffea arabica cultivar ET-39 chromosome 2c, Coffea Arabica ET-39 HiFi, whole genome shotgun sequence window:
- the LOC140035195 gene encoding small ribosomal subunit protein eS12-like isoform X2 — protein MSGEDVVVAESPAPALGEPMDIMTALQLVLKKSKAHGGLARGLREAAKIIEKHAAQLCVLAEDCDQPDFVKLVKALCADHNVSLITVPSAKTLGEWAGLCKIDSEGNARKVVGCSCIVVKDYGEETEGLHIVQEYVKSH, from the exons ATGTCTGG AGAGGATGTTGTTGTTGCAGAGAGTCCTGCGCCTGCCCTTGGAGAACCTATGGACATCATGACTGCTCTGCAATTGGTATTGAAAAAATCAAAGGCTCATGGAGGGCTTGCTCGAGGTCTGCGCGAGGCTGCTAAAATAATTGAGAAGCATGCTGCACAACTCTGTGTCTTAGCAGAGGATTGTGACCAGCCAGATTTTGTAAAACTGGTCAAGGCTCTTTGCGCTGATCACAATGTCAGTTTGATTACAGTACCTAGTGCCAAGACTCTTGGTGAATGGGCTGGT TTGTGTAAAATTGATTCTGAAGGTAATGCAAGGAAGGTAGTTGGCTGCTCCTGCATTGTTGTGAAG GATTATGGAGAAGAGACTGAAGGTCTTCATATTGTTCAGGAGTACGTGAAATCCCATTAA
- the LOC140035194 gene encoding ubiquitin-like domain-containing CTD phosphatase: MAGESSAAAATLAVSPVTEEEITLTVKWSGKEYTVRVCGDDTVGELKRRICEVTNVLPKRQKLLYPKVGSKLSDDSALLSQLSLKSSLKMTMIGTVEDDIYVDLVDPPEVVDDFELGQDEVIEIKDKEVNKQKLRRRIEQYKIVLRNPCREGKKLLVLDIDYTLFDHRSSAENPIELMRPYLHEFLTAAYAEYDIIIWSATNMKWVELKMGQLGVLDHPNYKITALLDHLAMITVQSDTRGVFDCKPLGLIWAHFPEFYSSKNTIMFDDLRRNFVMNPQNGLAIKPFRKAHANRGTDEELLKLTQYLLAIADIDDLSSIDHSDWESFNEDSYKRRRQE; this comes from the exons ATGGCCGGTGAATCCTCGGCGGCTGCAGCGACATTGGCGGTCTCTCCGGTGACGGAGGAGGAGATTACTTTGACGGTGAAGTGGAGCGGGAAAGAGTATACAGTGAGAGTGTGTGGAGACGACACTGTTGGAGAGCTGAAAAGGCGAATATGTGAAGTAACCAACGTGCTGCCTAAACGACAGAAGCTCCTTTACCCCAAAGTCGGCTCAAAGCTCTCCGATGACTCTGCTCTGCTCTCACAACTATCCCTTAAATCCTCTCTCAAAATGACCATGATCGG CACCGTTGAAGATGATATATATGTGGATCTAGTGGATCCCCCTGAGGTTGTGGATGATTTTGAACTTGGGCAAGATGAAGTCATAGAAATCAAAGATAAAGAAGTTAACAAACAGAAACTTCGGAGGCGCATTGAGCAGTACAAG ATAGTGCTCCGCAACCCATGCCGTGAAGGTAAAAAACTACTTGTTCTGGATATTGACTATACCCTGTTTGATCATCGGTCATCTGCTGAGAACCCAATTGAACTGATGCGACCTT ATCTTCACGAATTTCTGACTGCTGCTTATGCGGAATATGATATTATTATCTGGTCTGCAACCAA CATGAAGTGGGTTGAATTGAAGATGGGACAACTTGGTGTACTCGATCATCCTAATTACAAAATTACAGCATTGCTGGATCATTTAGCTATGATCACTGTTCAATCAGATACTCGTGGGGTCTTTGACTGCAAACCACTTGGCTTGATTTGGGCACATTTTCCAGAG TTTTACAGCTCGAAGAACACCATAATGTTTGACGACCTACGAAGGAATTTTGTAATGAATCCTCAGAATGGGTTGGCCATAAAGCCATTCAGAAAGGCCCATGCAAATCGTGGCACTGATGAGGAGCTGTTGAAACTCACGCAGTACTTGCTTGCTATAGCAGACATTGATGACCTTAGCAGCATTGATCATAGCGACTGGGAGTCATTTAATGAGGACAGTTACAAGAGAAGACGACAAGAATGA
- the LOC140035195 gene encoding small ribosomal subunit protein eS12-like isoform X1 yields the protein MSGEDVVVAESPAPALGEPMDIMTALQLVLKKSKAHGGLARGLREAAKIIEKHAAQLCVLAEDCDQPDFVKLVKALCADHNVSLITVPSAKTLGEWAGLCKIDSEGNARKVVGCSCIVVKDYGEETEGLHIVQEMLELFTRQDLCIYFGPSSLITTFT from the exons ATGTCTGG AGAGGATGTTGTTGTTGCAGAGAGTCCTGCGCCTGCCCTTGGAGAACCTATGGACATCATGACTGCTCTGCAATTGGTATTGAAAAAATCAAAGGCTCATGGAGGGCTTGCTCGAGGTCTGCGCGAGGCTGCTAAAATAATTGAGAAGCATGCTGCACAACTCTGTGTCTTAGCAGAGGATTGTGACCAGCCAGATTTTGTAAAACTGGTCAAGGCTCTTTGCGCTGATCACAATGTCAGTTTGATTACAGTACCTAGTGCCAAGACTCTTGGTGAATGGGCTGGT TTGTGTAAAATTGATTCTGAAGGTAATGCAAGGAAGGTAGTTGGCTGCTCCTGCATTGTTGTGAAG GATTATGGAGAAGAGACTGAAGGTCTTCATATTGTTCAGGA GATGCTCGAATTATTTACAAGACAGGATCTATGCATTTATTTTGGACCTTCTTCTTTGATTACAACTTTTACATGA
- the LOC113731897 gene encoding mediator of RNA polymerase II transcription subunit 22a: protein MNKGGVGGVGLGSGGGGGPTAAAAAAAAQKQKTLLQRVDADIGNIVDNFSFLVNVARVNDPPVRNSQEAFMMEMRAARMVQAADSLLKLVSELKQTAIFSGFASLNDHVEQRTEEFTQQAEKTDMMLARIGEEAAASLKDLESHYYSSSQRTNMPFPADN, encoded by the exons ATGAATAAAGGAGGGGTAGGAGGAGTTGGTCTTGGAAGCGGTGGAGGAGGCGGGCCAACTGCTGCTGCAGCCGCTGCAGCTGCTCAAAAGCAGAAGACCTTGTTGCAGAGAGTTGATGCTGACATTGGAAACATAGTTGACAATTTTAGTTTCCTTGTTAATGTTGCCCGG GTGAATGATCCGCCAGTAAGAAATTCCCAAGAAGCTTTCATGATGGAAATGCGTGCAGCCAGGATG GTGCAAGCAGCTGACTCATTGCTCAAGTTAGTCTCAGAGTTGAAACAGACAGCAATCTTTTCAGGATTTGCCTCTCTTAACGACCACGTAGAGCAGAGAACAGAGGAGTTTACCCAACAGGCAGAGAAAACAGACATGATGTTGGCCAGGATTGGAGAGGAGGCTGCTGCTAGCCTAAAAGATCTTGAGTCACACTACTACTCCTCTTCTCAGAGAACAAATATGCCCTTTCCTGCTGATAATTGA